In Gossypium arboreum isolate Shixiya-1 chromosome 6, ASM2569848v2, whole genome shotgun sequence, the following are encoded in one genomic region:
- the LOC108472700 gene encoding protein ELF4-LIKE 3-like produces the protein MEGDTLRLGNGGGQIDGKVVQTFQKSFVQVQNILDQNRLLINEINQNHESKIPDNLGRNVGLIKELNNNIRRVVDLYADLSTSFTKSTDIASSEGGDSSGGGGAMKYSDGSKGGHKRNRPA, from the coding sequence atggaGGGTGACACATTGAGGCTTGGCAATGGTGGTGGTCAGATAGATGGGAAGGTGGTGCAGACATTTCAGAAGAGCTTTGTTCAGGTTCAGAATATATTGGACCAAAATAGGCTGCTAATCAATGAGATAAACCAGAACCATGAGTCCAAGATCCCTGACAACTTGGGAAGGAATGTTGGTCTGATTAAGGAGCTCAACAACAACATAAGGAGAGTGGTTGACCTTTACGCAGATCTTTCAACTTCCTTCACCAAATCCACGGATATTGCCTCCTCTGAGGGTGGTGACTCCAGTGGTGGTGGTGGTGCTATGAAATATTCAGATGGCAGCAAAGGTGGCCATAAAAGAAACAGGCCAGCTTAA